The following nucleotide sequence is from Pandoraea thiooxydans.
TCAACCCGGATGTCCTTCACGACGAAGGGTGTCACCGCATGAGCGACCAGTCCGTAAGCAGTCAACACTGCCGTCACCAGGGTTTTCGGAAGAAGGTGATATTTTTTGGACAACTTGCTTCCCCAAGAAACTATTTAACCGTAATATCGGATTTCCCGCCGCTGGCGGACATGTGACGCCATCAAAAATGCAGCAATTTTGACAGGTCGTTAGATAGGGCAACGGCGGATAGCAGCACAATGCAAATCAAACCGATCCGCTGCAACACGCCCTGCCACTGCTCGGGAACTGCTCGACCAGTGATTGCTTCGACCGCATAATATAACAGATAGCCCCCGTCCAAAACCGGAATCGGCAACAGATTCAACACGCCGAGACTGATGCTGACCAGCGCCAAAAAAGCAATGAAATAGCTGAGTCCCAGGCGCGCCGATTGGCCGGCGTAATCGGCGATGGTGACCGGCCCGCTGAGATTCTTCAAAGACGCTTGCCCGACGATCATCTTGCCCAGCATTTGAAACGAGAATCGAGTCACGTCCCAGGTGTGTTGCGCGCCGCGTTCAATGGCTTGCAGCGGACCGTAGCGCACTTCGACGGTATGCATCCGATTGACCAGAACAACGCCAATCTTTCCTTCCAGGTTCCCTTTGCTGTCGTGTTGCGCGCGAGGCGTCACGGTCAGGATTTGCGTTTTCCCATTGCGCAGCACGGTCAACTGAATGGCGCGCCCGGCGTCGGCATGCACGGCTGACACCAGCGCCGCCGCAGAGTACAGTGGCAGCCCGTCGATTTCGGTCACGCGATCGCCGGCCAGCAAGCCGCCCTGGGCACCGGCGTCATTCGGAATGACAGCACTGACGAAAATTTGCCCGGCAGGTTGCAGGCCGAGCTGTCGCATGAAGTCGTCATCAGCGCCAATGCGGCTTCCAGCCAGATTGAGTCGGTAATCGCGTCTCGCCTGCTGGCCGGCGGCGACCAAGGTGATGGAACCGTCAGCGATGATCGGGTCGAGCAGCCGCCAGCGCAGATCATCCCAGGACCGCACCGGCGTGATGCTACCGTCTCGATTGCGGATTCCCACCACGGTCTCGCCGCCGCCAAGCCCGGCAGATGCCGCGATCGTTCCGGCAGGCGGCGGCGCAAGCTTGGCGGCCGGTTCGAGTACGCCGGCCAGATTCAGGCTCGTGTACAGAAGAATGGCCAATAGGAAATTAGCGACCGGTCCGGCCAGAACGATCAGGAAACGCTTGCCGACGGATTGCCGGTTGAAGGCGCGGTGCGCCTCGTTGGCTGGCACCTGCTGAGTCTCGTCGCGCTCATCGAGCATGCGCACGTAGCCGCCAAGCGGCAATGCGCAAACGGCGAATTCCGTCTGGTCAGGCCCATGCCGCCAACTGAACAGCCGTTTGCCAAAGCCCACACTGAATCGCAGCACCTTGACACCGCACCGCCGCGCCACCCAGTAATGACCGAACTCGTGAATGACCACGAGCACGCCAATGGCAACGGCAAACGCCAGAATCGTGGTGATGAAATCGATCATCTGGGCGTCCGATCACCCCAGGCGCGCGAGCACTTCGCGCGACAGCACGCGAGCGCGCCGGTCCGCTTCGAGCACGTCGTCGAGCGAAGTGGCCTGGCTCGACGGCATCTGCTTTAGCACGTCCTCGACCAGCGCGGCGATCGCGGTGAAGCCGATTCGACGGTCGAGAAACGCAGCAACGGCGACTTCATTGGACGCATTCAGAATGGCGCTCGCGGTGCCGCCCAATTCGAGCGCCTCGAACGCCAGGCGCAGGCAAGGAAAGCGCTGCAAATTCGGACGCTCGAAAGTCAGGCGCGCGACCTCGGCGAGGTCCAGCGGCTTGACGCCCGATTGGATACGCTGCGGATGAGCGAGCGCGTGCGCGATCGGCGTGCGCATGTCGGGATTGCCCAACTGCGCGAGCATCGAGCCATCCGCGTACGAGACCATCGAATGAATCACACTTTGGGGATGAATCAGCACCTCGATGCGCGATGCCGGCATGCCGAACAGCCAGTGAGCCTCGATGACTTCCAGCCCCTTGTTCATCATGGTCGCGGAATCGACGGAAATCTTGCGGCCCATTACCCAATTCGGGTGAGCGCAGGCTTCATCGGGCGTGACATCTGCGAGCGTTGCCAGGTCGCGCTCGCGAAACGGCCCCCCAGATGCAGTCAATACCAGTCGCTCGACGCCCGCGCCTGATCGGGACGACGCGCCGGCGGCCAACGGCAAACACTGAAAGATCGCATTGTGCTCGCTGTCCAGCGGCAGCAATTCGGCGCCGCCATCCGCGACAGCCTGCATGAAAAGCGCCCCCGACATGACCAGCGCTTCCTTGTTGGCCAGCAGGATACGTTTGCCGGTTCGCGCTGCGGCCAACGTCGGCGGCAGCCCGGCCGCACCGACAATCGCGGCGACCACGGTATCCGCCTCCGGCGCCGCGGCAGCCGCGCACAACGCCTGCGGCCCATGCGCGACCTCGGTCGCAACACCCTTGGCGCGCAGCCGTCGCTCGAGCTCCGCCGCCTTGTCGGCATCGCCGATGACCGCCAGGGCCGGGCGCAACGCACAACATTGCTCGAAGAGCTTGTCGAGATTATGGTGAGCCGTCAGCGCGTGCACGCTGAAACGGTCGGGATGACGCCCCACCACGTCGATCGTGCTTTCGCCGATCGATCCGGTGGAGCCAAGTATGACGAGGCGTTGTGCCATATTAGACCAATAGCATGACAAGCGGCAGGACTGGCAGAAGAGCATCGATGCGATCCAATACCCCTCCGTGCCCGGGCAACAATCCACTGGAATCTTTCCTGCCCGCCTGGCGCTTGAGTTGCGACTCGAAAAGATCTCCCACGATGCTGTATATCACCAGCATCGTCAAGCATACAGCGCCAATCGCGACACCGAATCGATCCACCAGCACCGAAACCAGCGTCGGTGCGCCATGGCCATTGGCCAGCATTACGACCGCCGCGACCAGCAAGACCAGTAACCAGCCCCCGGCCGCACCCTCCCAGGTCTTTCCCGGACTGATGCTCGGCGCCAGCTTATGCCGGCCAAATGCCTTGCCCGCGAAATAGGCGCCGGAATCGGCCAGCCAAACGACGACCATGACAGACAGAAGGAATATCACGCCATGCAGGCGCGCCAGCCAAATCGCTTGCCACGCGGCGATCAGGACCACCCACCCGGCCAACAAAAGAAAAACACGCCACGCGCCGGAATTTTGCGGTTTGCGCCACAGCGTGTAGGGACCGATCAGCAGCCAGAAAAGCACTGCGGGGCGCAACCACGCCGACCACGGAATCATTCCGGCATAACTGACCGCCACGCCGGCCAGGGCGACCAACGCGTATGGCACGCTTCCTGCCAACGGCAACCCGAGCAAGCGCGCCCATTCCCAGGCGCCCAGAACCACCGCTACCGCGACCACCAGCCCAAATTGTCCTGGCGTGCCAAGAAACAGGGCCGGAAGCACTATTGCCAGGAGAATCAGCGCGGTCAAGACGCGTGTCTTCAGCATTTATCGAGTTTTTCCGGAATTTTTCTTGGTTTGCGCGCTGGTCCGCCCGAAGCGGCGTTCGCGCAACTGGTACGAAGCAATCGCCTCATCGAGCGCGGCCGCGTCGAAATCCGGCCAATATGTGTCGGTAAAATACAGTTCGGTGTAGGCGAGCTGCCACAACAGAAAGTTGCTGATGCGTTGTTCGCCGCCCGTGCGAACAAATAGGTCCGGCTCGGGCGCATAGGCCATGCTCAGATGCCGCGCCAGCATCT
It contains:
- the rseP gene encoding RIP metalloprotease RseP — its product is MDFITTILAFAVAIGVLVVIHEFGHYWVARRCGVKVLRFSVGFGKRLFSWRHGPDQTEFAVCALPLGGYVRMLDERDETQQVPANEAHRAFNRQSVGKRFLIVLAGPVANFLLAILLYTSLNLAGVLEPAAKLAPPPAGTIAASAGLGGGETVVGIRNRDGSITPVRSWDDLRWRLLDPIIADGSITLVAAGQQARRDYRLNLAGSRIGADDDFMRQLGLQPAGQIFVSAVIPNDAGAQGGLLAGDRVTEIDGLPLYSAAALVSAVHADAGRAIQLTVLRNGKTQILTVTPRAQHDSKGNLEGKIGVVLVNRMHTVEVRYGPLQAIERGAQHTWDVTRFSFQMLGKMIVGQASLKNLSGPVTIADYAGQSARLGLSYFIAFLALVSISLGVLNLLPIPVLDGGYLLYYAVEAITGRAVPEQWQGVLQRIGLICIVLLSAVALSNDLSKLLHF
- the ispC gene encoding 1-deoxy-D-xylulose-5-phosphate reductoisomerase; translation: MAQRLVILGSTGSIGESTIDVVGRHPDRFSVHALTAHHNLDKLFEQCCALRPALAVIGDADKAAELERRLRAKGVATEVAHGPQALCAAAAAPEADTVVAAIVGAAGLPPTLAAARTGKRILLANKEALVMSGALFMQAVADGGAELLPLDSEHNAIFQCLPLAAGASSRSGAGVERLVLTASGGPFRERDLATLADVTPDEACAHPNWVMGRKISVDSATMMNKGLEVIEAHWLFGMPASRIEVLIHPQSVIHSMVSYADGSMLAQLGNPDMRTPIAHALAHPQRIQSGVKPLDLAEVARLTFERPNLQRFPCLRLAFEALELGGTASAILNASNEVAVAAFLDRRIGFTAIAALVEDVLKQMPSSQATSLDDVLEADRRARVLSREVLARLG
- a CDS encoding phosphatidate cytidylyltransferase, with the translated sequence MLKTRVLTALILLAIVLPALFLGTPGQFGLVVAVAVVLGAWEWARLLGLPLAGSVPYALVALAGVAVSYAGMIPWSAWLRPAVLFWLLIGPYTLWRKPQNSGAWRVFLLLAGWVVLIAAWQAIWLARLHGVIFLLSVMVVVWLADSGAYFAGKAFGRHKLAPSISPGKTWEGAAGGWLLVLLVAAVVMLANGHGAPTLVSVLVDRFGVAIGAVCLTMLVIYSIVGDLFESQLKRQAGRKDSSGLLPGHGGVLDRIDALLPVLPLVMLLV